A stretch of the Pseudobacteriovorax antillogorgiicola genome encodes the following:
- a CDS encoding shikimate dehydrogenase family protein, whose translation MLKINGQTKLLGVLGNPIQHTKSPAIHNYSAEQLGINCCYVPLEFQGVDLKSLLDSLWHLGFVGLNVTVPFKETVAELFPSSGLTSVNTLYRGDSWWQVASTDGNGFISAVNRQVEASSFDAFVMLGNGGAAYAVLTEWHRTFPEMPLVVLRRNSKKDRLFEQALGRRLRFESFSVKSLQGVLQKYPRALLVQGSSAPLHGDDLQSLCPAMDMLKGAFVDMLYGETVSALLPKAQLLAIPAMDGLGMLIGQALLSQRYWWQQSADFDELEDFLRSKLS comes from the coding sequence GTGTTGAAAATAAACGGGCAAACGAAACTACTTGGGGTTCTAGGTAACCCTATACAACATACCAAATCACCAGCTATCCATAATTACTCTGCCGAGCAGCTTGGAATCAACTGTTGCTATGTGCCTTTAGAGTTTCAAGGTGTTGACCTCAAGAGCTTGCTCGACAGCCTTTGGCACCTAGGCTTTGTTGGTCTGAATGTCACTGTTCCATTTAAGGAAACGGTTGCCGAGCTTTTTCCAAGCAGTGGGCTTACAAGTGTGAATACTCTATACCGTGGGGATAGTTGGTGGCAGGTTGCTTCCACGGACGGCAATGGTTTTATAAGCGCTGTAAATCGTCAGGTCGAAGCGAGTAGCTTCGATGCGTTTGTGATGTTAGGCAACGGGGGCGCGGCTTATGCAGTCCTCACTGAATGGCATCGCACCTTTCCTGAGATGCCTCTTGTGGTGCTCCGTCGGAATAGCAAAAAGGATAGGTTGTTTGAACAAGCCTTGGGTCGCAGGCTCAGGTTTGAAAGCTTTTCTGTAAAATCCCTTCAAGGGGTGCTCCAAAAATACCCCCGAGCTTTGTTGGTCCAAGGTTCTAGTGCGCCTCTTCATGGGGATGATTTGCAATCGCTTTGTCCGGCCATGGACATGCTCAAGGGAGCCTTTGTGGATATGCTCTATGGCGAAACTGTGAGTGCCCTGCTTCCTAAGGCACAACTGCTTGCAATTCCTGCAATGGATGGCTTAGGCATGCTTATCGGCCAAGCCTTGCTGTCTCAGCGATACTGGTGGCAGCAAAGTGCCGATTTTGACGAACTTGAAGACTTTCTTCGATCTAAGCTTTCTTAG
- a CDS encoding bifunctional riboflavin kinase/FAD synthetase, protein MKVFDHIQAASLDESLASGTTICIGNFDGCHLGHQKLIQNVIERSQELGTPSIILTFEPSPKVFFDPHQAQRQLVSQEQKLASFRELGVDIVIQHPFDASFSQISPESFVDLLKDTLHCRHLYVGKNFHFGKNRSGNTDFLKRYVEHFEVCDLPIEPFAGEHISSTRIRSCLEEGDAALAHRLLGRPYALLGSIKKGQQLGRTLAFPTANLQTTNQLIPKFGVYAGFVWLDGEGSPPTELRPDLSLLHPTVFNIGVKPTVDGDHSPSVEGHILDKKWQADELYQQQARYYLTNFIRDEIKFPSLDALREQIGKDCETARMLTHPWER, encoded by the coding sequence TTGAAGGTTTTTGATCATATCCAGGCTGCATCCCTCGACGAATCTCTCGCAAGCGGCACGACAATTTGTATCGGAAACTTCGATGGCTGTCATTTAGGGCACCAAAAACTCATCCAAAACGTCATTGAGCGCAGTCAAGAGCTTGGGACACCCAGTATTATTTTAACTTTCGAGCCAAGCCCGAAAGTTTTTTTTGATCCACATCAAGCTCAGAGACAGCTCGTCTCCCAAGAGCAGAAACTCGCTAGCTTTCGCGAGCTTGGTGTAGATATCGTCATCCAACACCCATTCGATGCATCTTTTAGCCAGATTTCCCCTGAAAGCTTCGTCGACTTACTAAAAGACACCCTTCATTGTCGTCACCTATATGTTGGCAAAAATTTTCACTTTGGCAAAAATCGTAGCGGCAACACAGATTTTCTTAAGAGATATGTCGAGCACTTCGAAGTTTGTGATTTGCCAATTGAACCTTTTGCCGGTGAACATATTAGCAGCACACGGATTCGATCATGCCTAGAAGAAGGCGATGCAGCACTCGCTCATCGCCTACTGGGTAGGCCCTACGCCCTTTTAGGAAGTATCAAAAAAGGCCAGCAACTAGGCCGAACCTTGGCGTTCCCCACCGCGAACTTGCAGACAACAAACCAGCTGATCCCCAAGTTTGGAGTTTACGCTGGTTTCGTATGGCTCGATGGGGAGGGTTCGCCCCCCACAGAACTTAGACCAGACTTGAGTCTGCTCCACCCTACAGTCTTCAACATTGGTGTTAAGCCCACTGTAGACGGTGATCATAGCCCTTCAGTCGAAGGACACATCCTCGACAAAAAGTGGCAAGCAGATGAACTTTACCAACAACAAGCCCGTTACTATCTCACAAATTTTATACGGGATGAAATCAAGTTCCCGTCGCTAGACGCGCTTCGGGAACAGATAGGCAAGGACTGTGAAACTGCTAGGATGCTTACTCATCCTTGGGAACGTTAG